The Actinomyces sp. oral taxon 414 genome has a segment encoding these proteins:
- a CDS encoding ABC transporter ATP-binding protein — translation MIAVADASWRYAASSEPTLERIDLAVEPGEAVVLCGASGSGKSTLLRMMNGLIPHLHEGSLSGGVTVAGLDVATSALEEIGRRTGTVLQHPRRQFFTATAVEETAFALENFGTAPERIRARVDAVMRRLGIHDLADRPLAHLSGGMQQRVAVAAALAHEPGLLLMDEPSSNLSADAVGNLTGVLRELRRLGITLVISEHRLHYLAPVVDRFVLLERGRIAREWSAEQILALSDADLAAHGLRDIRAPATTTLPAVVAHGASIAAGDPAAGTGGPPVRPELRPPPGVMADGLRLADVRCVLRGRTVLSIDDALFPAGRVTAICGPNGAGKTTLARVIAGLQQHSGSIGLGGAELSRRERLRCTAIVMQDVQRQLFADSARGEIRLSASQTGSGAGAMDDAEADRLLDEFDLLPHAEQHPLALSGGQQQRLVIAATRCSRARIVIYDEPSSGVDRRHLESIARAIGDSARGGAVVLLITHDEELLAAAADARLDLRRPRR, via the coding sequence GTGATCGCCGTCGCCGACGCGTCCTGGCGCTACGCCGCCTCGTCGGAGCCGACCCTGGAGCGCATCGACCTGGCCGTCGAGCCGGGGGAGGCCGTCGTGCTGTGCGGCGCCAGCGGGTCGGGCAAGTCCACCCTGCTGCGCATGATGAACGGGCTCATCCCGCACCTGCACGAGGGGAGCCTGAGCGGGGGCGTGACGGTGGCCGGTCTGGACGTCGCGACCAGTGCGCTCGAGGAGATCGGACGCCGGACCGGCACCGTCCTCCAGCATCCCCGGCGCCAGTTCTTCACCGCCACCGCGGTCGAGGAGACCGCCTTCGCGCTGGAGAACTTCGGCACCGCTCCCGAGCGCATCCGCGCGCGCGTCGACGCGGTAATGCGGCGGCTGGGGATCCACGACCTGGCCGACCGCCCCCTGGCGCACCTGTCCGGGGGCATGCAGCAGCGGGTCGCCGTCGCCGCGGCGCTCGCGCACGAACCGGGTCTCCTGCTCATGGACGAGCCGAGCTCGAATCTGTCGGCCGACGCCGTCGGGAACCTCACCGGCGTGCTGCGCGAACTGCGCCGTCTCGGGATCACCCTTGTCATCAGCGAGCACCGGCTCCACTACCTTGCCCCGGTCGTCGACCGGTTCGTCCTGCTCGAAAGGGGACGGATCGCCCGCGAATGGTCCGCCGAGCAGATCCTCGCGCTATCGGACGCCGACCTGGCCGCCCACGGGCTGCGCGACATCAGAGCGCCCGCGACGACGACGCTGCCCGCCGTCGTCGCGCACGGGGCGAGCATTGCGGCCGGCGACCCGGCTGCCGGCACCGGGGGCCCGCCCGTCCGTCCGGAGCTCCGGCCGCCGCCCGGCGTAATGGCGGACGGGCTTCGGCTTGCGGATGTGCGCTGCGTCCTGCGGGGGCGCACCGTGCTCTCCATTGACGACGCGCTCTTCCCCGCCGGGCGGGTGACGGCGATCTGCGGGCCCAACGGGGCGGGCAAGACGACGCTCGCGCGCGTCATCGCCGGGCTCCAGCAGCACTCCGGCAGCATTGGCCTCGGCGGGGCGGAGTTGAGCCGGCGCGAACGCCTCCGGTGCACCGCGATCGTCATGCAGGACGTTCAGCGCCAGCTCTTCGCCGACAGCGCCCGGGGTGAGATCCGGCTGTCCGCATCTCAGACGGGATCGGGCGCCGGGGCGATGGACGACGCCGAGGCGGACCGGCTGCTCGACGAGTTCGACCTGCTGCCCCACGCCGAGCAGCATCCGCTGGCGCTGTCGGGCGGGCAGCAGCAGCGCCTCGTCATCGCCGCCACCCGATGCTCGCGTGCGCGCATTGTCATCTACGACGAGCCCAGCTCGGGCGTGGACCGGCGGCACCTGGAGTCGATCGCGCGGGCCATCGGGGACAGCGCCCGGGGCGGCGCCGTCGTCCTGCTCATCACCCATGACGAGGAGCTGCTGGCTGCGGCGGCCGATGCGCGGCTCGACCTGCGCCGGCCCCGCCGATGA
- the cas5e gene encoding type I-E CRISPR-associated protein Cas5/CasD, translating into MTVLLLRLAGPLQSWGVKSRFTVRATELAPTKSGIIGMLAAAVGRRRTDPIEDLLSLRFGVRKDQPGRVIRDFHTARTLDGKESMPLSNRYYLADAVFLAGIEGDRALLEGLDEALCHPFFPLYLGRRSCPPTHPVSLGLREAGLLDALRAEPWLAAQWFQQWFHRKYRGRPFDAEMLLDQDVVQEAALPAQERGAVRGSRDVPASFDPRRRDYGFRQVEQLTTRVSAPEPDPHDPMAELSADAHDPMAELEEANPCS; encoded by the coding sequence ATGACCGTCCTCCTCCTGCGACTCGCAGGACCCCTGCAATCCTGGGGGGTGAAATCGCGCTTCACCGTCCGGGCCACCGAGCTCGCCCCCACCAAGAGCGGCATTATCGGCATGCTGGCGGCCGCCGTCGGCCGACGCCGGACGGATCCGATCGAGGACCTGCTGTCCCTGCGGTTCGGGGTGCGCAAGGACCAGCCCGGCAGGGTCATCCGGGACTTCCACACGGCGCGGACCCTCGACGGCAAGGAGTCCATGCCCCTGTCGAACCGGTACTACCTCGCCGACGCCGTCTTCCTCGCTGGGATCGAGGGCGACAGGGCGCTCCTGGAGGGCCTCGACGAGGCGCTGTGCCACCCGTTCTTCCCGCTGTACCTGGGCAGGCGCTCCTGCCCGCCGACGCACCCCGTGTCCCTGGGCCTGCGGGAGGCGGGGCTGCTCGATGCGCTTCGGGCCGAGCCGTGGCTCGCCGCGCAGTGGTTCCAACAGTGGTTCCACCGGAAGTACCGCGGCAGGCCCTTCGACGCGGAGATGCTCCTCGACCAGGACGTCGTGCAGGAGGCCGCGCTGCCCGCCCAGGAGCGGGGCGCGGTCCGGGGCAGCCGCGACGTACCGGCCTCCTTCGACCCCCGCCGCCGCGACTACGGCTTCCGTCAGGTCGAGCAACTCACGACGCGGGTCAGCGCCCCCGAACCGGACCCGCACGACCCCATGGCCGAACTGTCGGCCGATGCGCACGACCCCATGGCTGAACTGGAGGAGGCTAACCCGTGTTCCTGA
- the cas7e gene encoding type I-E CRISPR-associated protein Cas7/Cse4/CasC has product MSTYVDIHIIQSLPPSCVNRDDSGSPKSAVYGGVRRLRVSSQSWKRATRLYFNDLLDAKDVGVRTKRVVEVLAERIAEDAPELADAAAALAGKVFAATKIKLASPRGKKDAPRESGYLLFLSTSQIARLAGLAIASARDGGALDAKAVKKIFKEAHAVDIALFGRMVAEDTDLNIDAACQVAHAISTHAAENEYDFFTAVDDDKSRSEEEDAGAGMMGTVEFSSATMYRYATVNLDMLVENLGDGEAALRALEVFIKGFCLSMPTGKQNTFANRTLPEAVIVLVRDDQPVSLVGAFEKPIRTNEADGYLARSVEALADHARAIEDNYGLKPLAGFVVALKGGGVLAPEGPDAPAPLGERVSFADLPDRVREAVAPRVGREERA; this is encoded by the coding sequence ATGAGCACCTACGTCGATATCCACATCATTCAGAGCCTGCCGCCCTCCTGCGTCAACCGGGACGACTCGGGCTCGCCCAAGTCCGCCGTCTACGGCGGCGTGAGGCGCCTGCGGGTCTCCAGCCAGTCCTGGAAGCGGGCGACGCGCCTGTACTTCAACGACCTCCTGGACGCCAAGGACGTGGGCGTGCGCACCAAGCGGGTCGTCGAGGTGCTCGCCGAGCGCATCGCCGAGGACGCCCCCGAGCTCGCGGATGCCGCCGCCGCGCTCGCCGGGAAGGTGTTCGCCGCGACCAAGATCAAGCTCGCGTCCCCGCGCGGCAAGAAGGACGCGCCCCGGGAGTCCGGCTACCTGCTGTTCCTGTCCACCAGTCAGATCGCGCGCCTGGCCGGACTGGCCATCGCCTCGGCCCGCGACGGCGGGGCGCTCGACGCCAAGGCGGTCAAGAAGATCTTCAAGGAGGCGCACGCCGTCGACATCGCGCTCTTCGGCCGCATGGTCGCCGAAGACACCGACCTCAATATCGACGCCGCCTGCCAGGTGGCCCACGCCATCTCCACGCACGCGGCGGAGAACGAGTACGACTTCTTCACCGCCGTCGACGACGACAAGTCCCGCTCGGAGGAGGAGGACGCCGGCGCCGGCATGATGGGCACGGTCGAGTTCTCCTCGGCCACCATGTACCGCTACGCCACCGTCAACCTCGACATGCTGGTCGAGAACCTCGGCGACGGTGAGGCGGCGCTGCGGGCGCTGGAGGTCTTTATCAAGGGCTTCTGCCTGTCCATGCCCACCGGCAAGCAGAACACCTTCGCCAACCGGACCCTGCCCGAGGCCGTCATCGTCCTCGTGCGCGACGACCAGCCCGTCTCCCTCGTCGGGGCCTTCGAGAAGCCGATCCGCACCAATGAGGCCGACGGCTACCTCGCCCGGTCCGTCGAGGCGCTGGCGGATCACGCCCGCGCCATCGAGGACAACTACGGCCTGAAGCCGCTCGCCGGCTTCGTCGTCGCCCTCAAGGGCGGCGGCGTCCTCGCCCCCGAGGGCCCCGACGCCCCCGCCCCGCTGGGCGAACGCGTGTCCTTCGCGGACCTGCCCGACCGGGTCCGCGAGGCCGTGGCCCCGCGCGTGGGCCGTGAGGAGCGGGCCTGA
- the cas2e gene encoding type I-E CRISPR-associated endoribonuclease Cas2e: MVVLILSAAPASLRGSMTRWLLEVSPGVFVGHLSARVREQLWELVRENLGEGRALLIWSVRSEQRFTIASLGHEREPVDVEGCLVMRTPYQPIKGSQAIPGAVKPPKESWSIAARRRRYRNSAERALGRQ, from the coding sequence ATGGTAGTGCTCATCCTTTCGGCGGCCCCGGCCTCGCTGCGCGGCTCCATGACGCGGTGGCTGCTCGAGGTCTCTCCCGGGGTCTTCGTCGGCCACCTGTCCGCCCGCGTGCGCGAGCAGCTGTGGGAGCTGGTCCGCGAGAACCTCGGGGAGGGGCGGGCGCTGCTGATCTGGTCGGTGCGCTCCGAGCAGCGGTTCACCATCGCGTCCCTGGGGCACGAGCGCGAACCGGTGGACGTCGAGGGCTGCCTGGTGATGAGGACGCCGTACCAGCCGATCAAGGGATCTCAGGCGATCCCCGGCGCCGTCAAGCCCCCGAAGGAGTCGTGGTCCATCGCGGCACGACGACGGCGCTACCGCAACTCGGCGGAGCGGGCCCTGGGTCGGCAGTGA
- the casB gene encoding type I-E CRISPR-associated protein Cse2/CasB yields MTTSDISTSAQAGGAPPDGARRSRPLGEAGRLVDWRIGGPRGLQGRYCSKNRKEALARAQVAALRKGASRSPGELPEIWELTRVEVPDGAGDAPTWEEIAVHTAMTLYAVHQQSRTEPMFRPSVGLGSAAHDLVGRDEENPSARARFNALVTSTTVAELRHHLRGFVSLLRARGIALDHAMLADDIVGFQRPGGAKKVRLNWARQYYSLPAESQPATAPASDADSTTAPTQEN; encoded by the coding sequence ATGACGACGTCGGATATCAGCACATCCGCTCAGGCGGGCGGTGCACCGCCCGACGGGGCTCGGCGCAGCCGTCCCCTCGGAGAGGCCGGTCGCCTGGTGGACTGGCGCATCGGCGGTCCACGCGGCCTGCAGGGTCGCTATTGCAGTAAGAATAGAAAAGAGGCGCTGGCCCGCGCTCAGGTGGCCGCCCTACGCAAGGGCGCGAGCAGGTCCCCCGGCGAGCTGCCCGAGATCTGGGAGCTCACCCGCGTGGAGGTCCCCGACGGCGCGGGCGACGCCCCCACGTGGGAGGAGATCGCCGTCCACACTGCCATGACGCTCTACGCCGTGCACCAGCAGTCGCGGACCGAGCCCATGTTCCGCCCCAGCGTCGGACTGGGGAGCGCCGCCCACGATCTGGTGGGGCGGGACGAGGAGAACCCCTCGGCCCGGGCGCGCTTCAACGCCCTGGTCACCTCGACGACCGTGGCCGAACTGCGCCACCACCTGCGAGGCTTCGTCTCACTGCTCCGGGCCCGGGGCATCGCCCTGGACCACGCCATGCTCGCCGATGACATCGTCGGCTTCCAAAGGCCGGGCGGGGCCAAGAAGGTTCGTCTGAACTGGGCCCGCCAGTACTACTCCCTGCCCGCCGAGTCCCAGCCCGCCACCGCCCCGGCGTCCGACGCCGATTCCACCACCGCACCGACCCAGGAGAACTGA
- a CDS encoding IS256 family transposase yields MPSHQSAVSTLIREVLADPDLAHDEVFRRLLQAGLQDLVDAEAAAVIGAQRYERTPERTNRRNGKRLKTVATTAGEVELAIPKLRTGSFFPSLLHPRRRVDKALYAVICQAWIEGVSTRKVDDLVKALGNESGISRSTVSRICKDIDEGVKEFLARSLDHTWFPYLFVDATYLDVRVGHRVVCRALVVATGVSAEGRREILGMALGDAETVDFWTSFLRSLRERGLKVPSPEDPTGVVLVTSDAHAGIRAAVRAILPGASWQRCRVHFARNITSRLGSARSKPVNALVSTIFAQTSQEAVAAQYKHVIDALRDPFPEIARMLIDAEPDLTAFAAFPREHWTKIWSNNPIERLNREIKRRADVVQVFPNSESVTRLIGSVLLEQHEEWQYGERRYLSQTSLRHLTDMLHTDNSTDGAGGRPALPPITT; encoded by the coding sequence ATGCCCAGTCACCAGTCTGCCGTGTCCACGCTGATCCGGGAAGTCCTGGCCGACCCCGATCTTGCTCACGACGAGGTCTTCCGGCGCCTGCTCCAGGCCGGGTTGCAGGACCTGGTCGACGCCGAGGCCGCCGCCGTGATCGGCGCGCAGCGCTACGAGCGCACGCCGGAGCGCACCAACAGGCGCAACGGCAAGCGCCTCAAGACGGTGGCCACCACCGCCGGGGAGGTCGAGCTCGCCATCCCCAAGCTTCGGACCGGGTCGTTCTTCCCGTCCCTGCTCCACCCCCGCCGGCGGGTGGACAAGGCCCTGTACGCGGTGATCTGCCAGGCGTGGATCGAGGGCGTGTCCACGCGCAAGGTCGACGACCTCGTCAAGGCCCTGGGCAACGAGTCGGGCATCAGCCGCTCCACGGTCTCAAGGATCTGCAAGGACATCGACGAGGGGGTCAAGGAGTTCCTCGCCCGGTCGCTGGATCACACCTGGTTCCCCTACCTGTTCGTCGACGCCACCTACCTGGACGTGAGAGTGGGGCACCGGGTGGTCTGCCGGGCGCTGGTGGTGGCCACCGGCGTGTCGGCCGAAGGCCGCCGGGAGATCCTGGGAATGGCCCTGGGGGACGCCGAGACGGTCGACTTCTGGACGTCCTTCCTGCGGTCCCTGCGAGAGCGGGGGCTCAAGGTCCCCTCCCCGGAGGATCCCACCGGGGTCGTGCTGGTCACCAGTGACGCGCACGCCGGCATCAGGGCCGCGGTCAGGGCGATCCTTCCCGGGGCGTCCTGGCAGCGCTGCCGCGTCCACTTCGCCCGCAACATCACCTCCCGGCTCGGTTCGGCCCGATCCAAGCCGGTCAACGCCCTGGTCTCCACGATCTTCGCCCAGACCAGTCAGGAGGCCGTGGCGGCCCAGTACAAGCACGTCATCGACGCCTTGAGGGACCCGTTCCCCGAGATCGCCCGGATGCTGATCGACGCCGAGCCGGACCTGACGGCCTTCGCGGCCTTCCCCCGGGAGCACTGGACCAAGATCTGGTCCAACAACCCCATCGAGCGGCTCAACCGGGAGATCAAGCGCCGCGCCGATGTGGTCCAGGTCTTCCCCAACAGCGAGTCCGTCACCCGCCTGATCGGATCCGTCCTGTTGGAGCAGCACGAGGAGTGGCAGTACGGCGAACGCCGCTACCTCTCCCAGACCTCACTGCGACACCTGACCGACATGCTCCACACCGACAACAGCACCGACGGCGCCGGCGGCCGCCCCGCCCTGCCCCCCATCACCACCTGA
- the purU gene encoding formyltetrahydrofolate deformylase — protein MTTPAALAAPSDAQHLVLTLSCPDRPGIVHAVSGALARRGGNITESQQFGDPETGLFFMRVAVLTRVPRSELEADLAELAGTYDMRWSLDAVDRPVRTLIMVSKEAHCLSDLLFRATSQGLPIDVVGVVGNHEVLRSVAEFYGVPFHHIPVAKDTKEAAEAELLGLVDSLGVELVVLARYMQILSPSLCERLHGGVINIHHSFLPSFKGARPYHQAHDRGVKLIGATAHYVTADLDEGPIIEQDVTRASHADSVLALQRKGQDVERRVLAQAVKWHAEHRVLLNGRRTVVFA, from the coding sequence ATGACCACACCCGCCGCTCTGGCCGCCCCTTCCGACGCGCAACACCTCGTTCTCACGCTGTCTTGCCCGGACCGGCCCGGCATCGTCCACGCCGTCTCCGGGGCGCTGGCCCGCCGCGGGGGCAATATCACCGAGTCCCAGCAGTTCGGCGATCCCGAGACCGGCCTGTTCTTCATGCGCGTGGCGGTTCTGACCCGCGTGCCCCGCTCCGAACTGGAGGCCGACCTGGCCGAACTCGCCGGGACCTACGACATGCGCTGGTCCCTCGACGCCGTCGACCGCCCCGTGCGGACCCTCATTATGGTCTCCAAGGAGGCGCACTGCCTGTCCGACCTCCTCTTCCGCGCCACCAGCCAGGGCCTGCCCATCGACGTCGTCGGCGTCGTCGGCAATCATGAGGTCCTGCGGTCCGTCGCCGAGTTCTACGGCGTCCCCTTCCACCACATCCCGGTCGCCAAGGACACCAAGGAGGCGGCCGAGGCCGAGCTGCTCGGCCTGGTCGATTCCCTGGGCGTGGAGCTGGTGGTCCTGGCGCGCTACATGCAGATCCTCTCCCCCTCCCTGTGCGAGCGCCTTCACGGCGGCGTCATCAATATCCACCACTCCTTCCTGCCCAGCTTCAAGGGCGCCAGGCCCTACCACCAGGCGCACGACCGCGGCGTCAAGCTCATCGGCGCCACCGCCCACTACGTCACAGCAGACCTGGACGAGGGCCCGATCATCGAGCAGGACGTCACCCGGGCCTCGCACGCCGACTCGGTTCTCGCCCTGCAGCGCAAGGGGCAGGACGTCGAGCGCCGGGTGCTCGCCCAGGCCGTCAAGTGGCACGCCGAGCACCGCGTCCTGCTCAACGGCCGCCGCACCGTCGTCTTCGCCTGA
- the cas1e gene encoding type I-E CRISPR-associated endonuclease Cas1e, producing the protein MTRMPPVPVTALPRVQDRMSFLYLEHCVVHREDGALTARNDQGTIRVPAASLVAVFLGPGTSVSHQAMSLLGECGTTAVWVGERGVRYYAHGRSLATSTRLLVEQAARVSSPQKRLGVAREMYRMRFSGESVDGLTMQQLRGREGARVRGVYRENSKRTGVPWTRREYRVDDFEASDPINQALSAAHAALYGVVHGVIVSLGCSPGLGFVHTGHERSFVYDVADLYKAETTIPIAFDVVAEGMEDLTGTTRRRVRDKIFELKIIERTVKDIYRLLEVEESDDLSANVISLWDYQRRAVAGGVNYAEEADEW; encoded by the coding sequence ATGACCAGGATGCCGCCGGTTCCCGTGACGGCGCTGCCCCGCGTCCAGGACCGGATGTCCTTCCTCTACCTAGAGCACTGCGTAGTGCACCGGGAGGACGGGGCCCTGACGGCGCGCAACGACCAGGGCACCATTCGGGTTCCGGCGGCGTCGCTGGTCGCCGTCTTCCTCGGTCCTGGGACATCGGTGAGCCACCAGGCGATGAGCCTGCTCGGCGAGTGCGGGACGACGGCGGTGTGGGTCGGCGAGCGCGGCGTGCGCTACTACGCGCACGGCCGGTCCCTGGCGACCTCCACCCGTCTGCTCGTCGAACAGGCGGCGCGGGTCTCCTCCCCGCAGAAGCGGTTGGGGGTGGCGCGCGAGATGTACCGCATGCGCTTCAGCGGCGAGAGCGTCGACGGGCTGACCATGCAGCAGCTGCGGGGCCGTGAGGGCGCCAGAGTCCGCGGGGTGTACCGGGAGAACTCCAAACGCACCGGGGTGCCGTGGACCCGACGCGAATACCGCGTCGACGACTTCGAGGCCTCCGACCCGATCAACCAGGCGCTGTCGGCCGCGCACGCCGCGTTGTACGGCGTCGTCCACGGGGTCATCGTCTCCCTGGGGTGCTCACCGGGCCTCGGCTTCGTCCACACCGGCCACGAGCGGTCCTTCGTGTACGACGTCGCCGACCTGTACAAGGCGGAGACGACGATACCCATCGCCTTCGACGTCGTCGCCGAGGGAATGGAGGACCTCACCGGGACGACGCGACGGCGCGTCCGGGACAAGATCTTCGAGCTCAAGATCATTGAGCGCACAGTCAAGGACATCTACCGGCTGCTCGAGGTCGAGGAGTCGGACGATCTGAGCGCCAACGTGATCTCCCTGTGGGACTACCAGCGGCGCGCGGTCGCCGGCGGGGTGAACTACGCCGAGGAGGCGGACGAATGGTAG
- the casA gene encoding type I-E CRISPR-associated protein Cse1/CasA, which translates to MTPSFNLLDEPWIRVTRLNGAPDEVSLLALFREATDIAGIHGEIASQDVAVLRLLLAICHRAMGGPEDLDVWEDYWQDPGSLGRDAVDHLERHRERFDLRDPERPFFQVAGIHTASGKLWGLKSLIADVPNNNPLFTTRIAEGLESIGWAEAARWLVHVHAFDPAGIRSGAVGDPLAKQGRSFPIGTGWTGQIGTVTVMGENLERTLLLNTVVCEELDGLNGVDPASDLAPWEREPDGPARAPAREPLGPVDCYTWQTRRVLLHGDDDGVTGLFLGNGDRAKPQNRFLVEPMTAWRYSDPQSRNLKAPVYMPRKLPTDRAFWRGLSTLVAQLSPPITVKGAGEVTPYRSPGVVDFYQDLMYHEIVPASGLILLHAVGIEYGSNESTIAELVDDVLSLPAGLLGQKNERLLAVVRGAMEETEKVADALWVLARDLDRARGGSPDTGKDAGRRAAAAFYQVIDERFPRWLTSLDQEDSDRAHARWRGLLRSEALEQQEALASAVPDTAFAGRGEGKGRADVGRALLFFRRALNKTVPAPAQQDAPVEDAERTPA; encoded by the coding sequence ATGACACCGAGTTTCAATCTTCTCGACGAGCCCTGGATCCGGGTGACCCGGCTCAACGGCGCCCCCGACGAGGTCTCCCTCCTCGCCCTCTTCCGGGAGGCGACGGACATCGCCGGGATCCACGGTGAGATCGCCAGCCAGGACGTGGCCGTCCTGCGCCTACTGCTGGCCATCTGCCATCGCGCCATGGGCGGACCGGAGGACCTGGACGTCTGGGAGGACTACTGGCAGGATCCCGGTTCCCTGGGGCGCGACGCCGTCGACCACCTGGAGCGGCACCGGGAGCGCTTCGATCTGCGCGACCCGGAGCGGCCCTTCTTCCAGGTCGCGGGGATCCACACGGCCTCGGGCAAGCTTTGGGGCCTGAAGTCCCTCATTGCGGACGTCCCCAACAACAATCCCCTTTTCACCACCCGCATCGCCGAGGGGCTGGAGTCCATCGGCTGGGCGGAGGCGGCCCGGTGGCTGGTGCACGTCCACGCCTTCGACCCCGCCGGCATCCGCTCGGGCGCCGTCGGCGATCCCCTGGCCAAGCAGGGCAGGAGCTTCCCGATCGGGACCGGCTGGACGGGACAGATCGGCACCGTGACGGTAATGGGCGAGAACCTGGAGCGCACGCTGCTGCTCAACACCGTCGTGTGCGAGGAGCTGGACGGCCTGAACGGCGTCGATCCGGCGAGCGATCTCGCCCCGTGGGAGCGGGAGCCGGACGGCCCCGCCAGGGCCCCCGCCCGCGAACCCCTGGGCCCGGTCGACTGCTACACGTGGCAGACGCGCCGCGTGCTCCTGCACGGCGACGACGACGGCGTCACCGGCCTGTTCCTGGGCAACGGGGACAGGGCGAAGCCCCAGAACCGCTTCCTGGTGGAGCCGATGACCGCGTGGCGCTACTCCGACCCCCAGTCCAGGAATCTGAAGGCACCCGTCTACATGCCGCGCAAGCTGCCGACGGACCGGGCGTTCTGGCGGGGCCTGTCGACCCTCGTGGCCCAGCTGAGTCCGCCGATCACGGTCAAGGGCGCCGGAGAGGTGACCCCGTACCGCTCCCCCGGCGTCGTGGACTTCTACCAGGACCTCATGTACCACGAGATCGTGCCCGCGAGCGGCCTCATCCTCCTGCACGCGGTCGGTATCGAGTACGGCAGCAACGAGTCGACCATCGCCGAACTCGTCGACGACGTCCTGTCGCTGCCGGCGGGCCTGCTCGGTCAAAAGAACGAGCGCCTGCTCGCCGTCGTGCGGGGGGCCATGGAGGAGACGGAAAAGGTCGCCGACGCCCTGTGGGTCCTGGCCAGGGACCTGGACCGCGCGCGCGGCGGGAGCCCGGACACGGGCAAAGACGCGGGCAGGCGCGCCGCCGCCGCCTTCTACCAGGTCATTGACGAGCGCTTCCCCCGCTGGCTCACCTCCCTCGACCAGGAGGACTCCGATCGGGCCCACGCCCGGTGGCGCGGGCTGCTGCGCTCCGAGGCCCTCGAGCAGCAGGAGGCGCTCGCCTCCGCCGTGCCGGACACCGCCTTCGCCGGACGCGGGGAGGGCAAGGGGCGCGCGGACGTGGGCAGGGCGCTGCTCTTCTTCCGCCGCGCCCTGAACAAGACGGTACCGGCACCCGCGCAGCAAGACGCGCCCGTTGAGGACGCAGAAAGGACACCGGCATGA
- the cas6e gene encoding type I-E CRISPR-associated protein Cas6/Cse3/CasE, with protein sequence MFLTKIDLDPARRLARKYLGSPQVMHAVVLKATGGDDGDGPGRVLWRADRGPAVTTLYLLSPSEPDCTRIVAEAGAAGTRSMTLDYSPFLATLDAGQVWAFRLTANPSYSAPRGPEVRGKRYGHVTVEQQRRWLIERTPRYGFELVPVPGTGAAEADDAASGAAATTSADVNAVAASASVVVVRRERPVFGRRNPDRDRRDRVTINRTVYEGVARVTDADALRHALIAGIGRSKAYGCGLMTLARVRRD encoded by the coding sequence GTGTTCCTGACGAAGATCGACCTGGACCCGGCGCGCCGCCTCGCACGCAAGTACCTCGGTTCGCCGCAGGTCATGCACGCCGTCGTCCTCAAGGCGACCGGAGGCGACGACGGGGATGGCCCCGGCCGCGTCCTGTGGCGGGCCGACCGCGGTCCGGCGGTGACAACGCTGTACCTGCTCTCGCCCTCGGAGCCCGACTGCACACGGATCGTGGCCGAGGCGGGGGCGGCCGGCACCCGGTCGATGACCCTGGACTACTCGCCGTTCCTCGCCACGCTGGACGCCGGACAGGTCTGGGCCTTCCGCCTGACGGCGAACCCGTCCTACTCGGCCCCCCGGGGTCCGGAAGTGCGCGGGAAGCGGTACGGGCACGTCACCGTCGAGCAGCAGCGGCGGTGGCTCATCGAACGCACCCCGCGGTACGGATTCGAGCTCGTGCCCGTTCCCGGGACGGGGGCCGCCGAGGCGGACGACGCGGCGAGTGGCGCCGCCGCCACAACCAGCGCCGATGTGAACGCCGTCGCGGCCAGCGCCTCGGTCGTCGTCGTGCGCCGGGAGCGGCCCGTCTTCGGACGGAGGAACCCCGATCGCGACAGGCGCGACCGGGTCACGATCAACCGGACCGTCTACGAGGGCGTGGCGCGCGTGACCGATGCGGATGCGCTGCGCCATGCACTCATCGCGGGAATCGGCCGGTCCAAGGCCTACGGCTGCGGGCTCATGACGCTCGCCCGGGTGAGACGGGACTGA